atggaagaattgatagattggccgCAGATGTAATGTAGTTTctaggttatcaaaccatcacagaatacaaaatgcatggggaattttggtggattggtcagtgtagtccatggacggaaccgacgtagtcaccaaaattctccatgcatttagtattctgtcattctttgataattaaggacctTAAATAGGTTTAGGGTTTCaaatttagttcaaatggaagaattgatagattggccgCAGATGTAATGTAGTTCctaggttatcaaaccatcacagaatacaaaatgcatggggaattttggtggattggtcagtgtagtccatggacgcaaccgacctagacaccaaaattctccatgcattttgtattctatcattctttgataattaaggaaTTTAATTAGATTTAGGGTTTGAAATGTAGCTTAAATGGaagaattgatagattggccgcagatttaatgtagttcctaggttatcaaaccatcacagaatacaaaatgcatggggaattatggtggattggtcagtgtagtccatggacgcaaccgacctagacaccaaaattctccatgcattttatattctgtcattctttgataattaaggaacttAATTAGGTAGTTTGAAATGGTCAGGGTTGGTGGATTGTAATATTGATGTCGTTACCAATCTCATTGATTTCTTTAAGCGATCAAGGAGTTTGCTGGCAATAACAATATTTATAGTTGTTGTACAAAATTAGTATCTaaatttttccttctttttggATTTACAATAAGAAAATGATTCCATTTCGCAACTAACATAAATTCACTTTCAAGCGATATCAATGGACAAACCCATCCAAGAGCAACCCACGGGTGACAAGAGCAAGGAAACTCAGCTAGTCATGGAGGAAGATATTTGCACGCAAGTAGTCGCGGAGGAATCTTTGTCGTCTAGCTCAAATGAACCAGGTAGTGGATCGTATCACTCGCCGAGTGACCCCCATCCTTCTCCTGCAAAGAAGAGAAAGGGCGGTAGCGACTATGAAGTTGACTCTGACTACGTTCCCCCCGAATCGGTGGTACGTAGCATATAATATATGTTTAGTTCCAATCATATTAACCGCGaactatggattttaattaaagTCACGTTAATTGCAAACAATAGTTGAATGCTCCACGTCGCTCCAAAAGGAAAGCCCAAGCCGCAACTGAACCTGAAGCTGAAGCTACAGCTGTCGTGCGCACAACAGCTTTAAGCAAACCCAAGAAAAGGAGGGGCGAGCGAGGGAAGAACATGTTGTTGAAGGAAGTAAGCGTGCTGACGCGGATGAGTGAGATAGGGGAACCCCTATCACCGCAAGACTCATGTTCGAAGTATAGCAACCAATGTGGGGCGGTGGTCAGGGATATCGTGGAGATCACATGGAAGGATTGGAAGAAAGTTCCAGAGAGTCGAAAGAATAGCTGTTGGACGTCGCtgcaaagcaagtttgaatatCCGGAGGGGACAGACAACGATAAAGCTAAGGATTATGCGTTGAAGACAATGGGGAAGTTGTGGCGAAACTGGAAAACAGACCTGAATAAGAAATATGTCCAGAAGGGACTCACTCCGTTTAAGGACTACGGAAGGATAACACAGGCCCAGTGGGATGAGTTCGTTGCCCTTAAGACATCGacagaagaaaaggagaagagcCAGAAGATGGTTGAGCTAGCAAGAAGGAATGAATATCCACATCATTTGTGATCGACCGGTTACCGGCAAGCGGTGAAGAAATAGGCAAAACAAGATGAAGAGATGGAGAAGGCTGGGAAACCCGTTCCTATGAAAAATCACAACCCACAAAGTAGGAACTGGGTGCGTGCAAGAACACCGGCCTTCACCCCTGAGGGGGATGTAGTATTCAAGGATCAGAAGCTCCAGGAGGTAGCTGTCAAGATGAAGAACATCGTCACGCAGCAACAGGCCGGGACGTTCGTGCCAGATACAAACCGGGACGAGTTGACCTATGCCTTGGGCAAACCGGAGCACTCTGGCCGTGTACAGGGAGTTTCCTCAAAGACTAACTGGAAGGATGGATTCAAACAGGATGCTCATACCTACAAGAAGCGTGATCGCTACAAGGAAGAGATTGACTCTCAGGCTAGGGCAGTAGCTCGCGATGAATGCAATATATACTGGAGTCAGAAAATGATGCACGGTGCTGCTGTTTTAGAGCCTGAGCCGAGCTATCCTTTCGATGATGTAACGGAGGATACTCCGTGCAAGCTCTTGATTCCGGTCGGCAGGGCAGGAAAGAAAATACTCGTTGCAACTAGGAGGTTCATACCAGGCCGCAGGTTTCTTTGCCAAGACATTCCGGATGACTACGCCAAGGTAGAGGTCCGGACGGTCATTGAGGCTTACCAGATACACGAGCTCGACTTTCCAACTACTGAGCAGATTGTGTACCTTGGAGATGCCGTCGACCAATTCATACTATGGCACAAGAATGATATTGAACTAGGGTCAATGGATGGAACTAATCGTCCACCAAGGATACCGGTGTCACCGTCGTGTCCACCAATCGTAGCCAGTCCGAGGGATAGTCCTATTGCTTTACCCCCTAGACCAGAGCCACCAGTTGCATCACCTCCAGGACCAAAGCCACCAGTTGCATAACCTCCAGTACCAGAGCCACCAGTTGCATCACCTCCAGTACCGGAGCCTCCCGTTGCATCACCTCGGACAGAAAAGGATGCAGAAGAACCATCAGAGCATGTACAAGCAGAGCCTACAAAGCTAGCGGCGGGTGAAATTGAAGCGGTGCCTGATCAGCAAATGCCCGATCAACCAGAGCAATCGCAACCAGAGGAACCTAAGGGTGCCGATGTGCCAGTGATGGACGCACAAGCACAAAGCAAAAAGTGTGTCCAAGAAACATTATATGGTAACGGCATTCCGAGGAAGGGACAAAAATATCATAAATGTCGAATTTGATAACAAAAAATTAAAAGGGTTCAAACAGACCTTCGATGACTATCTCAACTATATCAATTCCCCAGATGTGCCACACGAGTTTGAGAATGGCAAACCATTCATTTACAACTGGCAACTAAGAGAAGGACCGTGGCAACTAAGAAGGTGGCACGATTGGTACATTAGGGCAAGCACCATGAAAGGCATCGATTCATTCACAGTTGCCGTGGGGGAGAACATCTTTTGGAGCGGTCCTTGTCTACTCCAAGTCTATTTCTCCGATATGCATTCCCTCTACCATAGGAAGCGGCTGGACGCCAATTTGATTGCCATCTGGTGTCTGTAAGTGCTACACTTGAACGTGTTAATAGATCACTACACCTATATGCGTAGCTCATTTGATCATTCATTGTTGGCAGGATGAATTACGTGGAAGCCGAAGCGATGAAAAAGCCTGTTGCCTACCTAAACCCGTGCAGGATAAGTAAATCGAACCAAACATACACGCTAGACGAGAAGAAGCTACCGGAACACATCAAGGCAATGACTCCCGAAGAGAGGAAAGCTTACATAGCACAAAAGCATTTTGAAAAGGTGCTCGATGTTGCTACGTACGTAGCTATTGCGCTTGAATCTACGCAGGACTAGGAGTGTGTTTATGCCCCATATGCCTTTGAGTAAGTTGTAATATATATGCACTAagagtatatacatataatcatGGCTCGACTAACAATTTCGTTTGCAGCGACCATTGGATAGTCTTTCTTCTCTATCCAAAGTACAATGAAGTCATCGTCTTGGATTCTCTCAACAAAGATAGTAACACCTATTAGGAATTTCTACGAATTATCGATCTATAAGTAAGATATTAGCATGACGTGTTTTAACCTCTAATGAACGTAAATTAATTATATCCGCAAAACAGTGCATTTAAAAGGTATTACCAGCGAGATGGACAATGCAAAAACTCAAGAGAACGCATATTCGTCCGCAATAAGTGGCCGGTAAGTACATATATATGGATGCCAAACAGTACTATCTTAATTTTCATAAatgcttgtgtgtttccatGTAATAACCTATTATAccttataattattttgatgttgaaagtgtcacaagcaaccggTGGGAACAGTACTATGCGGATATTACTGTTGTGAGTTCCTAAGGGTTAATGGGAAATATTGTACGAATTACGACGAGGTAAGTAATACACACTTGTTAAATTAGTCGCTAACTTGTATTATTGTGAATAGTTAATTTCCTTAATTCTGTCATGATCTTATGCAGCTTCCAAAATTTCCCAAGTCTGAAAGAGAGCTCAATGATACATCCATTCAGGACATTCAGGCAGACATGTGCTACTTCATCCACCGTGAGTGCGCACATCAGCTTGGGCGGTTTTTTGACAACGAAGGAGTCTTAGCCCTGCCGGAGAACGAATCCCTGTCTAACTGGACCAGGCATATAATATAGCTAGAGTTTTGTAATTCATTCAAAATACTTGTAAATGTTATGTCGTCGGTCGAATTTAATGTCaacgtacatatatataggtgcttccgaatatttatatatatgtatattattcTGCTTCATATATACTCAATGCGTGGCTCTAAAATACGCGAAAGAGAACATACTCTATCGATAGCTCGATTAGTTATATCAACCATGTCTGACTCTGAAATACGCGcacgaagaaaagaaaaaataatatatataataatgttttattttttttaaaaaaaattgcatcttcaCTGGCAGGCCACGTGTCAGAACTAGGACGGTCCATATCTTCGCTGTCGGGCCACATGTCCATCCAAGAAGCCTTACTTCATTTTTTTCTAGCGTGCCACGTGGCCTAAAATACTGTGAGCCGCCAGCAAAGAattatcttcgctggcggccgaCCTAAGGCTAACGCAAGTGGAGATACTTCTTTGCTGGCGGCTGCGTTATGTCCGCCGCCAGCAAAGACATGTCTTTGCTGGTGGCCGTCCTAAGGCTACCGCCAGTGAAGACATCTCTTTGCTGGCGGGTGTTCCTTTCTCGGCCGCCAGCGAATATGCATTTTGGCTGGCGGTAAataaccgctagcgaaaatcgacattttcactggcctttgctttCTGGCGGCTTCGAtttccgccagcgaaaacccaaAATGGCCGCCACGAATGATGATTTTCATAGTAGTGACggttaccgtgcttaccaccgGGACGCGGTAACCCCAACACCTGTAGTTTGGAAACCCTGTGTGCAACTCTAAAGACCAAAGGCTAGTATATCtcaaaaacctaaaaataaacttcgatggaGATTCCAAGCATGATAAAAAACACCAAAATTCCAAGGATCTGTCCACGCAGGAGAGCGTACGCGAGTACACGAGTACAACCGCAGGAAATATCCAGTACGTGATCCACGCATGCACCGCCCCTTCACGTCGTCTCCTATGACGTGCTGACACGTACCACACGCGCCCGTGCCGAACCATGCGACGacacgcccccccccccccctccaccaTTCCAGCGCCGAACCGCGACGTGTCCTCCGTCCCGTGCGTTCGCCGGCCACCGCATCACCGCGGCCTGACCAACGTGTCGCCGCACGCCGCGACGACGATAAAAGCGGCCCTGCTCGCGACGCCGATCACCACGTCCGATCATACATACTCTCGATCCGCCGGAGCACCACCGGAGTAAGCATTACCACTACTACTACGAGCTAGCTTGCCGGAGGAAACAGGGCACGGAGGGATAGAGGTAGCCAtggcgcagccgcagccgcagagAATGGAGGACCAGCTGCAATCCCAGGCCCAGGGCCAGGGCCAGGGCCAGACGGAGGCCATCAAGTACGGCCACGTGTTCGCCGTCAcgggcgagctcgccggccagCCCATCGCGCCGCGGGACGCCGCCGCGATGCGCTCCGCCGAGGAGAGCGTGCCGGGCGTCCCCGTCCCGCAGGATATCGGCGGGGGCTACAGCGCCGGGGTCGCCATGGAGACGGCCGCCGCGTACAAccaggccgtcgccgccgttcgtccCGGCCAGGCCAGCGACGCCGCCACCAACCAGGGCATCGCCGTCACCCAGACCTCCGTGCCCGGCGGCCGCATCATCACCGAGTTCGTCGCCGGCCAGGTACATACAAACTTCAGGCGTCTTCTTTCTTGCAATCATACCCAGGTGGCTATCATGTTCACGACCCTGATGCGCCGTGCGTATAGGTGGTGGGGCAGTACTCCGTCGCCGACCAGGCGGTGGAGCAGGACGCGACCAAGATAACCGTGGGCGAGGCGCtggaggcgacggcgctggCCGCGGGCGAACGTCCGGTGGACAGGACGGACGTGGAGGCCATCcgcgcggcggagatggcggcgcaaGGGTCCGACGTGACCATGCCCGGCGGCCTCGCCGAccaggcgcaggcggcggcgcgctccaacgccgacgccgaccgcgACGACGACAAGATCACGGTGGGCGATGTCCTCACGgtacgtcaaaaaaaaaaaaaaacccttgcCAACAAGAAGTAGGGAGCACTAGTACAAACGGTTTGGAGTTGTAACACAATGTATGAGATGCGATTCGCGTTCGTGCAGGACGCGACGGCGAAGCTGGCGGGGGACAAGGTGGCGGGGGCAGAGGACGCGGCGAAGGTTGTGCAGGCGGAGACGTACAGCGACGCCGCAGCGCGGACCAGGGCCGGCGGGGTGGGCGCCGCGGTGTCCACGGCGGCGAGGCTCAACcaagccgacgacgacgccgatgaCGACGCTGAGTGAACCAGTCCCCTGTACTTTTTTGTGGTATCACTGTGCCGGCCCGTACACAGCTAGTGCGTGTCCCTGTACCTTTTGCGTGTGTATATGCTGCAGTCAGATGAGTCAAGCGTGTGATGTCACCTGTTGCTGTGGACACAAATAAAGAAGCGAGTGTGGTGGTGTTTCCCATGGTTTGCACCAGTCTCCTCTGATGCAGTCTCGTTCTCTGTTTCTTTTTGCTGAGCTCTTCAAGTATGGAATGTAAGCACATAATCAAGCCTGAGCTAGCTTCCTTCTTTGGTCTTACAACACTGGCTACGTGCAATATTCTTGAGTTcactgatgaaaaaaaaaaaagggaacacGAACAATTTTACTGAGTTCTCTAGCTTGTTGCTCACTCACGCATGGCGCAAGGGAACACGGGTAGGTGCGGAGTCAAACGTATACATGGACTGCATGCATGAGTGCGGCCACATATTAAGCATGAGTCAACTGCAAAAAGATGCATCGTTTCTCCATAAACATCAAATAAAATGAGCTAACATTAATACAGGTCTTCGTTTGACCAATGCTGTTACTGCCCTATATAAACCTTCTCTTATCTTAACCATGATGAAAATGCATCAGTAAACCAGCATATTACACGGATCAAATCATTAGCCAGCTAATTAACATGACATCTCCAGTTAATCTGCCGCATCATCATCACTTGCGCTGCAGATTACACGCAGCCGCTGCTCTTCTCCATCTGCTGGTCCTcctcggtggaggaggaggagcagcaatGGCGAGGGCGCAGGCGATCCCCACGTCGTGCTGCGGCATGTTCGAGGGGCTGGACCTGGCGCCGTGCCTGCAGGacgcggtcgccggcgccggcgccggcatcgGCATCGCAGGAGGGAACATCAGCGGCGCCTGCTGCTCGTCGCTGAACCAGGCGCTCGACGCCGGCCACCGCTGCCTGtgctcgctgctgctgccgtcgaacggcggtggcgccggcgtgCGCGTGCTGGCCagcctcgccgcggcgctccCCACGCTCCCGCTG
The Oryza sativa Japonica Group chromosome 6, ASM3414082v1 DNA segment above includes these coding regions:
- the LOC4340952 gene encoding late embryogenesis abundant protein D-34; this translates as MAQPQPQRMEDQLQSQAQGQGQGQTEAIKYGHVFAVTGELAGQPIAPRDAAAMRSAEESVPGVPVPQDIGGGYSAGVAMETAAAYNQAVAAVRPGQASDAATNQGIAVTQTSVPGGRIITEFVAGQVVGQYSVADQAVEQDATKITVGEALEATALAAGERPVDRTDVEAIRAAEMAAQGSDVTMPGGLADQAQAAARSNADADRDDDKITVGDVLTDATAKLAGDKVAGAEDAAKVVQAETYSDAAARTRAGGVGAAVSTAARLNQADDDADDDAE